One Paracoccus jeotgali DNA window includes the following coding sequences:
- a CDS encoding RNA polymerase sigma factor — protein MRDSRSGTDSDAAGRDRALLARARAGDAAAFEALLALHYRYIFRVAYRWLGHESDAEDVTQSVCMRLPEAIHSFDGRAAFTSWLYRVTLNAVRDLQRRRQRQGRLADAVAVLAEDSLPPEQEDALHIADLWRAVRALPEKQRDAVMLVHAEGLSQAEAARIMGCKEVTVAWHIHKARKTLREVL, from the coding sequence TTGCGCGATAGCCGGTCCGGGACCGACAGTGATGCCGCCGGCCGGGACCGTGCCCTGCTGGCGCGGGCGCGCGCAGGCGATGCCGCAGCGTTCGAGGCGCTCCTCGCCTTGCATTACCGTTACATCTTCCGGGTCGCCTACCGCTGGCTAGGCCATGAAAGCGATGCCGAGGATGTCACGCAGAGCGTGTGCATGCGGTTGCCAGAGGCGATCCACAGTTTCGATGGACGCGCGGCCTTCACCAGCTGGCTCTACCGCGTGACCCTGAACGCGGTGCGCGACCTGCAGCGCCGCCGGCAGCGGCAGGGGCGGCTGGCCGATGCGGTCGCCGTCCTGGCCGAGGACAGCCTCCCGCCCGAGCAGGAGGACGCGCTGCACATTGCCGATCTGTGGCGGGCGGTCCGCGCCCTGCCGGAAAAGCAGCGCGATGCGGTAATGCTCGTCCATGCCGAGGGTTTGAGCCAGGCCGAGGCAGCGCGTATCATGGGCTGCAAGGAAGTTACCGTCGCCTGGCATATCCACAAGGCGCGCAAGACACTCAGGGAGGTGCTGTGA